Proteins encoded by one window of Clostridium cagae:
- a CDS encoding glycoside hydrolase, which yields MKRVISLILAVSCATTVLMGCINKDKINNKLYSKVEDLDFTFKVDPETFKVEVESNGVTEIVSEPLENMKVSDLKNNGDEVSWKYDEKNLNVDVKKQNNYLDISIKSTKDEDNKFSWPNVSGESYMLPLNQGKYIPSNDLVWKEYLNKSEMKVIESFSMQFFAASKKDYSLLYIIKNPYNNNITFDTKENIKFTFNHEYPSINKNKEYGFRVYLTKNSPVDIAKTYKNYLIENDNFKTLEEKAKENKNIEKLYGAPHAYFWDRNVISEENIKWNRLRENMPQNLKLWIQNLLNTKVKDGGELATAFDEFQKLDYTDKYTKNRMLKGFSEVLQLKEFYNSEIFTNLDNESKVLVDKGIDNLNSVELINLNKRLLKSALLDDLVPIEKWSDANTVDVIEDMKNSGLDNMWLGLDDWQEGFIKPELVESANKAGYLIGTYDSYHSIHKPGEEQWITAKFNDKSLFEEATVAKKDGKKIEGFQGVGRKLNPTLAMPSVKERVTSILNTGLQFNSWFLDTDGTGEIFDDYSPNHITTEEEDVKARLERMDYLEKEYNMVVGTEGGNDFASKNIAFAHGIETPSFSWMDEDMNKNKDSEYYVGRYYSNTNGVPEMFSKQIPLKDKYKKIFLDTTYTIPLYKLVYNDSVITTHWWGWGTLKIKDEIENRMLYEVLYNVPPLYHLDKNEWVEHKETIIKHSKVWSDFSKKVINKEMTDYKILSDDKLVQMTQYGDGIKVVCNFSNNEVNAEGEKIPAKSLIIIDGNDKVIYTPQGE from the coding sequence ATGAAAAGAGTAATATCTTTAATACTAGCGGTATCATGCGCTACAACAGTTTTAATGGGATGCATAAACAAAGATAAAATTAATAATAAGCTTTATTCAAAGGTAGAAGATTTAGATTTTACTTTTAAAGTAGATCCAGAAACATTTAAGGTTGAAGTTGAATCAAATGGAGTGACTGAAATAGTTTCAGAACCATTAGAAAATATGAAGGTATCTGATCTGAAAAATAATGGTGATGAAGTGTCATGGAAATACGATGAGAAAAATTTAAATGTTGATGTTAAAAAACAAAATAATTACTTAGATATTTCTATAAAATCTACTAAAGATGAGGATAATAAATTTTCTTGGCCTAATGTAAGCGGAGAAAGCTATATGCTTCCACTAAATCAGGGTAAGTATATTCCAAGCAATGATTTAGTTTGGAAAGAGTATTTAAATAAATCTGAAATGAAAGTTATAGAGTCTTTTTCAATGCAGTTTTTTGCAGCAAGTAAGAAAGACTATTCGTTATTATATATAATTAAAAATCCATATAACAACAATATTACTTTTGATACTAAAGAAAATATAAAGTTTACATTTAATCATGAATACCCATCTATAAATAAAAATAAAGAATATGGTTTTAGAGTCTACTTAACTAAAAATAGTCCTGTAGATATCGCTAAAACATATAAAAATTATTTGATTGAAAATGATAACTTTAAAACATTAGAAGAGAAAGCTAAAGAAAATAAAAATATTGAAAAACTATATGGAGCACCACATGCGTATTTTTGGGACAGAAACGTTATATCAGAAGAAAATATTAAGTGGAATAGATTAAGAGAAAATATGCCTCAAAATCTAAAACTTTGGATACAAAATTTATTGAATACAAAAGTTAAAGATGGAGGTGAGCTTGCAACAGCTTTTGATGAATTTCAAAAGTTAGATTATACAGATAAGTATACTAAAAATAGAATGCTTAAAGGTTTTAGTGAAGTATTGCAATTAAAAGAATTCTATAATTCTGAAATTTTTACTAATTTAGATAATGAAAGCAAAGTTTTAGTAGACAAAGGTATTGATAACTTAAATTCAGTAGAACTTATAAATTTAAATAAAAGATTGTTAAAAAGTGCACTATTAGATGATTTAGTACCTATTGAAAAATGGTCTGATGCTAACACTGTTGATGTAATAGAAGATATGAAAAATTCAGGGTTAGATAATATGTGGCTTGGACTAGATGATTGGCAAGAAGGTTTTATAAAGCCTGAACTTGTGGAAAGTGCAAATAAAGCAGGATATTTAATAGGAACTTATGACTCATATCATTCAATTCACAAACCAGGGGAAGAACAATGGATAACAGCTAAATTTAATGATAAATCTCTTTTTGAGGAAGCTACTGTAGCCAAAAAGGATGGAAAGAAAATTGAAGGATTCCAAGGAGTAGGAAGAAAGTTAAATCCAACTTTAGCAATGCCTAGTGTAAAGGAAAGAGTAACATCAATTTTAAATACAGGATTACAATTTAATTCATGGTTCCTAGATACAGATGGAACTGGAGAAATTTTTGATGATTATTCACCAAATCATATTACAACTGAAGAAGAAGATGTAAAAGCAAGACTTGAAAGAATGGATTATCTTGAAAAAGAGTACAACATGGTAGTTGGTACTGAAGGTGGAAATGATTTTGCAAGCAAAAATATAGCTTTTGCACATGGGATAGAAACACCCTCATTTTCTTGGATGGATGAGGATATGAATAAAAATAAAGATAGTGAATATTATGTTGGTAGATATTATTCCAATACTAATGGAGTACCAGAAATGTTCTCAAAACAAATTCCATTAAAGGACAAATATAAAAAAATATTTTTAGATACAACTTATACTATTCCATTATATAAATTAGTTTATAATGATTCAGTTATAACAACACATTGGTGGGGATGGGGAACACTAAAAATAAAAGATGAGATAGAAAATAGAATGTTATATGAAGTCCTTTATAATGTACCACCATTATATCATTTAGATAAAAATGAATGGGTAGAGCACAAAGAAACAATAATTAAACATAGCAAAGTTTGGTCAGATTTTAGTAAAAAAGTAATAAATAAAGAAATGACTGATTACAAAATATTATCAGATGATAAATTGGTTCAAATGACTCAATATGGAGATGGTATAAAAGTAGTGTGTAATTTCTCAAATAATGAAGTAAATGCTGAAGGAGAAAAAATACCGGCAAAATCTCTTATAATAATAGATGGTAATGATAAAGTTATATATACACCGCAAGGTGAATAA
- a CDS encoding response regulator transcription factor, which produces MNILIADDEKHMLKILEAYFKREGFNTFIAENGEIALEIFHSNKIDIAVLDWMMPKISGIEACRYIKENSTAKVLILTAKSQNDDEIEALNCGADEYIKKPFDPRILLLRAKKLVNFNEKIIVNDIKLNINEQKVYKNNKILKLTKIEYNLLLVFIKNKGIILSRDKLIDLVWGIDYIGDYRTVDTHIRRLRAKIGEDNIKTYRGIGYSLEVDEN; this is translated from the coding sequence ATGAATATATTGATTGCAGATGATGAAAAGCATATGCTTAAAATACTAGAAGCTTATTTTAAAAGAGAAGGATTTAATACTTTTATTGCAGAAAATGGTGAAATTGCATTAGAAATATTTCATTCAAATAAGATAGATATAGCAGTGTTAGATTGGATGATGCCTAAAATTAGTGGAATAGAAGCTTGCAGATATATAAAGGAAAACAGTACTGCAAAGGTATTAATATTAACTGCAAAATCTCAAAATGATGATGAAATAGAAGCATTAAATTGTGGAGCAGATGAATATATAAAAAAACCATTTGATCCAAGGATACTTTTATTAAGAGCTAAAAAACTTGTGAATTTTAATGAAAAAATTATAGTCAATGATATTAAGTTAAATATTAATGAACAAAAAGTATATAAAAATAATAAGATTTTAAAACTAACTAAAATAGAATATAATCTTCTTTTAGTTTTTATAAAAAATAAAGGCATTATTTTATCTAGAGATAAACTTATAGATTTAGTGTGGGGAATTGATTATATTGGAGATTATAGAACCGTAGATACCCATATAAGGCGATTAAGGGCAAAAATAGGAGAAGATAATATAAAAACATATAGAGGAATAGGTTATAGTTTGGAGGTTGATGAAAATTAA
- a CDS encoding DUF871 domain-containing protein — MIGLGISVYPNHADINEIVKYIHLAGKYGFKRIFTCLISVDDKNTEDVISDFKTMLCAAKEENMEVIADLDPNVFKSLGASIYDLKVFKDIGLDGIRLDLGFSGLEESIMSFNEYGLKIELNMSNGTKYIDNILSYKSNIDNLYGCHNFYPHKYTGLSLEHFIKCSKQFKKLGLRTAAFVNSKEAKYGPWPVSEGLCTLEMHRNLPIDVQVKHFLATGLIDDVIIANSFASEQELKILSEINKEKLIINIEFDETATELDKKIVLEEFHYNRGDVSEYMIRSTQSRVKYKDKHFPAVNTPNIKRGDLLIDSDLYTRYSGELQVALKDMKNSGKTNVVGKVVDEEIFILDYVEPWTSFGFRDVKG, encoded by the coding sequence ATGATAGGACTCGGGATCTCGGTTTATCCTAATCATGCAGATATAAATGAAATTGTGAAGTATATACATTTAGCTGGCAAATATGGATTTAAAAGAATTTTTACATGCTTAATTTCTGTAGATGATAAAAATACTGAAGATGTAATTAGTGATTTCAAAACTATGTTATGTGCAGCTAAAGAAGAAAATATGGAGGTGATTGCAGATTTAGATCCAAATGTATTTAAAAGTTTAGGGGCATCTATATATGACCTAAAAGTGTTTAAAGATATTGGATTAGATGGAATAAGGCTAGATTTAGGCTTTAGTGGATTAGAGGAATCTATTATGAGTTTTAATGAGTATGGATTAAAAATAGAACTTAATATGAGCAATGGGACTAAGTATATAGATAATATTTTATCTTACAAATCAAATATTGATAATTTATATGGATGTCATAATTTCTATCCTCATAAATATACAGGTCTTTCACTTGAACATTTTATTAAGTGTTCAAAACAATTTAAGAAACTTGGATTAAGAACAGCCGCCTTTGTAAATTCTAAAGAAGCTAAGTACGGACCTTGGCCTGTATCAGAAGGGTTATGTACTTTAGAAATGCATAGAAACTTACCAATAGATGTACAAGTTAAACATTTTTTAGCAACAGGACTTATAGATGATGTAATAATAGCAAATTCTTTTGCATCAGAACAGGAATTAAAAATATTAAGTGAAATAAATAAAGAAAAATTAATAATTAATATTGAATTTGATGAAACTGCAACAGAACTTGATAAAAAGATAGTTCTTGAAGAATTTCATTACAATAGAGGTGATGTATCAGAATACATGATAAGGTCTACACAAAGTAGAGTTAAATATAAAGATAAGCACTTTCCAGCAGTTAATACTCCAAATATAAAAAGAGGAGATTTATTAATAGATTCAGATTTATACACTAGATATTCAGGTGAACTTCAAGTTGCATTAAAGGATATGAAAAATAGTGGAAAAACAAATGTGGTTGGAAAGGTAGTTGACGAAGAGATATTTATATTAGATTATGTAGAACCGTGGACGAGCTTTGGTTTTAGAGACGTGAAAGGTTAA
- a CDS encoding PTS sugar transporter subunit IIC: MKKFFDWMEEHFVPIAAKIGAQRHLVAIRDGFATITPLIMAGAFAVLFNNLGFKWYQNFLDWLLPVGWKAWGVAISNGSFGVMSILIVFTISYHLAKGYDKDPLAAGILSLGSAMLLYATNAEGALPFTFLGAQGLFISIIVALVVTEIFVRLSGNPKLIIKMPEGVPPAVSKSFAALLPSIIVLALTAGVKELLIVINIPDVHQALFLALQKPLQGVAGSLGGVLLIIFVSQLLWFFGLHGSNILAPIINALLLPLLLLNTEALNAGVEPKYIVSSQFLDSYVNMGGSGATIALILAIYILGKKSGSQQKMIANLSLAPGCFNINEPIIFGMPIILNPMYFIPFMLAPLVSALTAYGLTAIHFVPKVSIMAGWTTPPILGAFFSTNSIMGGVTALICLVISVLIYLPFVYLAGRQELKNNQ, from the coding sequence ATGAAAAAATTCTTTGATTGGATGGAAGAGCATTTTGTACCTATCGCAGCTAAAATAGGTGCTCAAAGACATCTAGTAGCAATAAGGGATGGGTTTGCAACAATAACACCATTAATTATGGCAGGAGCATTTGCAGTATTATTTAATAATTTAGGTTTTAAATGGTATCAAAACTTTCTGGATTGGCTATTACCAGTGGGATGGAAAGCTTGGGGTGTAGCTATTTCCAATGGTTCATTTGGAGTTATGTCTATATTAATTGTATTTACAATATCGTATCACTTAGCAAAAGGATATGATAAAGATCCATTAGCAGCAGGTATATTATCATTAGGATCTGCAATGCTTTTATATGCAACAAATGCGGAAGGTGCATTACCATTTACTTTCTTAGGAGCTCAAGGGTTATTTATTTCTATAATAGTAGCATTAGTTGTTACAGAAATTTTTGTTAGGTTATCAGGAAATCCTAAATTAATCATAAAGATGCCAGAAGGAGTTCCACCAGCAGTTTCTAAATCTTTTGCAGCTTTATTGCCATCAATTATAGTTTTAGCTCTAACAGCTGGAGTTAAGGAATTATTAATAGTTATTAATATACCAGATGTTCATCAGGCATTATTCTTAGCATTACAAAAACCATTACAAGGTGTTGCAGGTAGTTTAGGTGGAGTATTACTTATAATTTTTGTATCTCAATTACTATGGTTCTTTGGATTACATGGTTCTAATATACTTGCACCAATTATAAATGCGCTATTACTTCCATTGCTTCTTTTAAATACAGAGGCACTTAATGCAGGGGTAGAACCAAAATATATTGTAAGTAGTCAGTTTTTAGATTCATATGTAAATATGGGGGGGTCAGGTGCTACCATTGCATTGATTCTAGCAATATATATTTTAGGAAAGAAATCAGGATCCCAACAAAAGATGATTGCAAATTTAAGTTTAGCACCAGGATGTTTTAATATAAATGAACCAATAATTTTTGGTATGCCAATAATATTAAATCCAATGTACTTTATTCCATTTATGTTAGCACCATTAGTATCTGCATTAACAGCATATGGATTAACAGCAATACACTTTGTACCAAAAGTTTCAATTATGGCAGGATGGACAACACCTCCAATTTTAGGCGCATTTTTCTCAACTAACTCAATAATGGGTGGAGTCACAGCTCTTATTTGTTTAGTGATTAGTGTATTAATATATCTTCCGTTCGTATATTTAGCAGGAAGACAAGAACTAAAAAATAACCAATAA
- a CDS encoding YitT family protein, producing MILGAILVSIGLEIFLIPNNIIDGGMTGISIMASYLTKVQLGIFIFIFNLPFVIIGYKQIGKTFALSTIFSVICLSINVTLFHSIPSITQDILLATIFGGITMGVGVGLIIRNGGSLDGTEIIAIILDKKSAFSIGEIVMFFNLFILGISGFIFGWDRAMYSLIAYFIAFKTIDIIVQGLDESKAVIIVSENNEKISEAIMARLGRGVTLFYGKGAYSGNKTNVIYVVLSRLEIAKLKNIVHGFDEDALITITGVEGTGKRYGKKAIH from the coding sequence ATGATATTAGGTGCTATTTTAGTATCAATAGGACTTGAGATATTTTTAATACCTAATAACATAATTGATGGAGGAATGACAGGAATATCAATAATGGCAAGCTATTTAACAAAGGTTCAACTTGGAATATTTATTTTTATATTTAATTTACCTTTTGTTATTATAGGTTATAAGCAAATTGGAAAGACTTTTGCTTTGTCAACCATATTTTCAGTAATATGTTTATCAATAAATGTAACTTTATTTCATTCTATTCCAAGCATTACACAAGATATATTATTAGCCACTATTTTTGGTGGTATTACAATGGGAGTAGGGGTAGGCTTAATTATAAGAAATGGTGGATCTTTAGATGGAACTGAGATTATTGCTATAATACTAGATAAAAAAAGTGCATTTTCTATTGGAGAAATAGTTATGTTTTTTAATCTATTTATATTGGGAATTTCAGGATTTATATTTGGTTGGGATAGAGCTATGTATTCTTTAATAGCTTATTTTATTGCGTTTAAAACAATAGACATTATTGTTCAGGGGCTTGATGAATCGAAAGCAGTTATTATTGTTTCTGAAAATAATGAGAAAATTTCTGAAGCTATAATGGCAAGACTAGGAAGAGGTGTAACTCTTTTTTATGGAAAAGGAGCATATAGTGGAAATAAAACAAATGTCATCTATGTGGTTTTATCAAGACTTGAAATAGCGAAATTAAAAAATATTGTACATGGTTTTGATGAAGATGCATTAATTACAATTACAGGTGTTGAAGGTACTGGAAAAAGGTATGGAAAGAAAGCTATACATTAA
- a CDS encoding sensor histidine kinase produces MKIKISRKLTVSIASVVIIVSIISILTNLFFVGKYYIFEKRKILNSVENQVLTEKIDVIIDDIPKIEQENSVVIVYGDLNDNLNNINETLISNFNSKKVKLNKFWVTEETLNNINNRSINKIYDQGVPKYRMLTKFVKKDSYIFAIGLSIPYIDETINIVNKFNIYLNMLSIIIIIILCAIISKKIINPLENLKKLSRDISKLNFRKEEIHTNDEIEELAISINSMSESLEKAHSEINIKNKRLKELISDISHELKTPLALIKVYSQGLEDGLDDGTYINTIQEQIDEMDYLIEKLLFWAKLENKLRNNSTFDLGKNIKDIIKKYQLILKESDIKLYLNFDEKKEYIICADKEDIEVVLNNFITNAIKYTSNNSIEIKLLETLGKVEFFISNGIEDREKYNLNEIWQPFCVLEKSRNKNISGTGLGLSIIKSILEKYNFDFGFNLKGDNIEFYVTFM; encoded by the coding sequence ATGAAAATTAAGATAAGCAGAAAGCTTACTGTTAGCATAGCTTCAGTTGTGATTATAGTTTCTATAATTTCTATATTAACAAATTTATTCTTTGTAGGGAAATATTATATATTTGAAAAACGTAAAATTTTAAATAGTGTAGAAAATCAAGTATTAACAGAAAAGATAGATGTAATAATTGATGATATACCTAAAATAGAACAAGAAAACAGTGTTGTCATCGTATATGGGGACTTGAATGATAATTTGAATAATATAAATGAAACTTTAATTTCAAATTTTAATTCAAAGAAAGTTAAATTAAATAAATTTTGGGTTACTGAAGAAACACTAAATAATATAAATAATAGAAGCATTAATAAGATATATGATCAAGGTGTACCTAAATATAGGATGCTAACAAAATTTGTAAAGAAAGATTCATATATATTTGCAATAGGATTATCTATCCCTTATATTGATGAGACTATAAACATTGTAAATAAATTTAACATATACTTAAATATGTTATCTATAATTATAATTATTATATTATGTGCCATAATATCAAAAAAAATAATAAATCCATTAGAGAATCTTAAAAAATTATCTAGGGATATTTCTAAGTTAAATTTTAGAAAAGAAGAAATACATACTAATGATGAAATAGAAGAACTTGCAATAAGTATAAATAGTATGAGTGAAAGTCTAGAGAAAGCTCATAGTGAAATTAATATAAAAAATAAAAGATTGAAGGAATTAATTTCAGATATATCTCATGAATTAAAAACACCTTTAGCTTTAATTAAAGTATACAGTCAGGGATTAGAAGATGGATTAGATGACGGTACATATATAAATACAATACAAGAGCAAATTGATGAAATGGATTATTTAATAGAAAAATTATTATTTTGGGCAAAATTAGAAAATAAACTAAGGAATAATTCAACTTTTGACTTAGGAAAAAATATTAAAGATATAATAAAAAAATATCAACTTATTCTTAAAGAGAGTGATATAAAACTATATTTAAATTTTGATGAAAAGAAAGAATATATCATATGTGCTGATAAAGAGGATATTGAGGTAGTATTAAATAATTTTATTACTAATGCTATAAAATATACTAGCAATAATAGTATTGAAATAAAATTATTAGAAACTTTAGGAAAAGTAGAATTTTTCATATCAAATGGTATAGAAGACAGAGAAAAATATAATTTAAATGAGATATGGCAACCCTTCTGTGTATTAGAAAAATCAAGGAATAAAAACATATCCGGAACAGGGTTAGGTTTATCAATAATAAAAAGTATATTAGAAAAATATAACTTTGATTTTGGATTTAATTTAAAAGGTGATAATATTGAGTTTTATGTAACATTCATGTAA
- a CDS encoding MFS transporter, translated as MTKTEKNNISQNNWIILAIVVMSPFMACLDSSIINVALPVMAKDLSTSMAGIQQIVTTYLIVISATILIFGRLGDIKGKTSVFKYGFIIFVLGSLFCGISTTLNFLTFSRIVQGIGAAMTMSTSQGIITHTFPKNERGRALGISGTFVALGTLLGPPLGGLIISVVSWEYIFLINVPIGTVAFIVAMKYLPKDKITTKQTLDYNGAILFLICIVSLFLGLLKGQKIGYNHITIILSFIIALVSFIVFIILESKIKNPLVDLSIFKNRVFSINVFCAFLSFVGISCINIIQPFYLQDVLELSPGTTGFIMMGYPIVLTIIAPLSGYLADKIGSKILTLSGLLVSAIGLFAMTTLNEQSSFLIIISVISIVALGNGIFQSPNNTLVMSSVEKSKLGIAGGINALIRNLGFVFGVSFSTTVLYNRMSYKIGYRVLDYVEGRGDVFIYGMKWVYALAAIGCIIGFIISLIDKLQIRHVQKSNESKITEQSI; from the coding sequence ATGACTAAAACTGAAAAAAATAATATAAGCCAAAACAACTGGATAATTCTTGCGATAGTAGTTATGTCACCATTTATGGCATGTCTTGATAGTAGCATAATAAATGTAGCACTACCTGTTATGGCAAAGGATCTTTCAACATCTATGGCTGGTATACAACAAATAGTTACAACATATCTTATAGTGATTTCTGCAACTATACTTATATTTGGAAGATTGGGGGATATAAAAGGAAAAACAAGTGTATTTAAATACGGATTTATAATATTTGTTTTAGGTTCTTTATTCTGTGGAATATCAACTACGCTTAATTTTTTAACATTTTCAAGAATTGTTCAAGGAATAGGTGCAGCTATGACTATGTCGACAAGTCAAGGAATTATAACACATACATTTCCAAAGAATGAAAGGGGAAGAGCACTTGGGATTTCAGGAACTTTTGTAGCACTTGGAACTTTGCTTGGACCACCTTTAGGAGGACTAATAATATCAGTAGTAAGCTGGGAATACATATTTTTAATAAACGTTCCAATAGGAACAGTAGCTTTTATAGTAGCTATGAAATATTTACCTAAGGATAAAATAACTACTAAGCAAACTTTAGATTATAATGGTGCCATACTTTTTCTTATATGTATAGTTTCATTGTTTTTAGGGTTACTTAAAGGACAAAAGATTGGCTATAATCATATAACAATAATTTTATCATTTATAATAGCTCTAGTGAGCTTTATTGTATTTATTATATTAGAATCAAAGATAAAAAATCCGCTTGTAGATTTATCTATATTTAAAAATAGAGTTTTTTCTATTAATGTATTTTGTGCTTTTTTATCATTTGTGGGAATTAGTTGTATAAACATAATACAACCTTTTTACCTTCAAGATGTATTGGAATTATCTCCAGGTACAACAGGATTTATCATGATGGGTTATCCTATAGTTTTAACCATTATAGCTCCATTAAGTGGATATTTAGCAGATAAAATAGGAAGTAAAATACTTACTTTAAGTGGTCTTTTAGTAAGTGCTATAGGGTTATTTGCTATGACAACTTTAAATGAGCAATCATCATTTTTAATAATTATTAGTGTTATATCTATAGTAGCTTTAGGTAATGGAATTTTCCAATCCCCTAATAATACTTTAGTTATGTCTTCAGTTGAAAAAAGTAAACTTGGAATAGCTGGAGGAATAAATGCCCTTATTAGAAATTTAGGATTTGTTTTTGGAGTTTCATTTTCGACTACTGTTTTGTATAACAGAATGAGTTATAAAATAGGTTATAGAGTATTAGATTATGTAGAAGGCAGAGGAGATGTATTCATATATGGTATGAAATGGGTATATGCTCTTGCAGCAATAGGTTGTATTATTGGATTTATCATATCTTTAATTGATAAATTGCAGATAAGACATGTTCAAAAAAGCAATGAATCTAAAATTACTGAACAATCTATATAG